In Eleutherodactylus coqui strain aEleCoq1 chromosome 11, aEleCoq1.hap1, whole genome shotgun sequence, a single window of DNA contains:
- the LOC136582238 gene encoding treacle protein-like isoform X1 — protein sequence MEDLRAQIQEAVSQDGTGWLEELLLSYRTAAGAAEPEGPGTQPRRASEASPVGGEQLRGRPQRRKQPPARLSPSPANKRRGMRSSRGEDEAAAAAKTGSKMAPGSKRLAGKRPATRQRSPPASGSRRIEAQPSSTASAAAAPSATGQRALAQKTAQTRSGAGMSQTEERGNTREGRVPRQHRRASQPERRAEGRQQKGRGTSRRGNITGTAATYSTPASTPASSPISSPASTPASSPTPDILSPGRAQRGRGSRFQGSRSPTQSPLAAGQASRSHGMPSYYGANRPESSLYPGQQRGSYTTQRPSRHTSVVQPPATSMQHRCFVNPRYLDPRLQETLGYASQVSANYASSSRQGQGARRRRRDRARAIRLESRRSGQLEQAGSASSSSSGRARADSRVDRSSSGEDRRDSDEHRHLLNVQVEPSSRDYRSYRSQGHSHGRSCGHQPGLAYQQRAQEATQKDSRQPTPDRRIRRRDTAGTSPLALPEVGRADGSVQGPSSTGGGRGGTMPPSLMEAGRAELLKLVETSVTRATWNSYNSIWLHWLSLSGGSVADGDKARAATLDMLAALRKKRRSVGAAKKHLAGVAFLLKLHGKADVTKDFMFRQVIRGWKKEKTRVDKRRPITFSLLVRLLELLESVCDNSSEALLFRAAFSVAFFAALRIGELVPASKNKPGGLRHNDVIPSGESLRVCIRKSKTDMYGRGEWLAINSLGSKWCPVATVREYMSSRNICDQFFVHAQGTPLTRFQFSAVFRSSLRAAGLNASEFGTHSFRIGAATMADAHGMKEEDVKRLGRWKSQAYKSYIRPDLVL from the exons ATGGAAGACCTGCGGGCGCAAATCCAGGAGGCAGTCAGCCAGGACGGCACCGGCTGGCTGGAGGAATTGCTGCTGAGCTACAGGACGGCCGCGGGAGCGGCGGAGCCGGAGGGACCCGGGACGCAACCGAGGAGAGCCAGCGAAGCGTCGCCGGTAGGAGGGGAGCAGCTGCGGGGAAGACCGCAGCGAAGAAAGCAGCCgccagcgaggctcagcccgagcccggcGAACAAGCGACGCGGAatgaggagcagcaggggagaagaTGAAGCGGCGGCCGCCGCAAAAACCggaagcaagatggcgccgggttCAAAACGTTTGGCGGGAAAACGGCCCGCCACGAGGCAGCGCTCACCGCCGGCGAGCGGGAGCAGAAGAATAGAAGCCCAGCCATCTTCTacagcatcagcagcagcagcacccagCGCAACAGGGCAGCGCGCGCTGGCGCAAAAAACAGCGCAGACGAGGAGCGGTGCGGGCATGAGCCAGACGGAGGAGAGAGGGAACACGCGGGAAGGGCGCGTACCCCGCCAACACCGCAGAGCATCGCAGCCAGAGCGCAGGGCGGAAGGTAGGCAGCAGAAGGGCAGGGGGACAAGTAGGAGGGGGAACATCACGGGAACAGCAGCCACCTATagcacccccgccagcacccccGCCAGCAGCCCCATTAGCAGCCCCGCTAGCACCCCCGCTAGCAGCCCAACCCCTGACATTTTAAGCCCAGGAAGGGCACAACGGGGGAGGGGTAGCCGGTTCCAGGGGTCACGTAGCCCGACCCAGAGCCCACTTGCAGCGGGCCAAGCGAGTCGTAGCCACGGTATGCCATCTTACTATGGCGCTAATAGACCAGAGTCTTCCCTATACCCGGGACAGCAAAGGGGGTCATACACCACACAGAGGCCAAGTAGACACACTTCAGTAGTGCAGCCACCCGCTACAAGCATGCAGCATCGGTGTTTCGTTAACCCGAGATACCTCGACCCAAGGCTGCAAGAAACGTTGGGTTATGCATCCCAAGTTTCAGCTAATTACGCTAGCAGTAGCCGCCAAGGGCAGGGCGCTAGGCGTAGGCGCAGGGACAGAGCCAGGGCGATAAGATTAGAATCCAGGCGTTCGGGCCAGCTAGAACAGGCGGGCAGCGCTTCAAGtagcagcagcggcagggcaAGAGCAGACAGCAGAGTAGATAGGAGCAGCTCAGGAGAAGATAGACGGGACTCTGATGAACATCGGCACCTGCTCAACGTACAAGTCGAGCCAAGTTCAAGAGACTACAGGAGTTACAGAAGTCAAGGCCACTCGCATGGACGGTCGTGCGGACACCAGCCTGGTTTGGCCTATCAGCAAAGGGCGCAGGAGGCTACGCAAAAGGACAGTCGTCAGCCCACGCCAGACCGCAGGATCCGGAGGAGGGATACAGctgggacatcacccttggcgctgccggaggtcggtcgagctg ATGGAAGCGTTCAGGGACCGTCATCCAcaggcggaggccgagggggCACGATGCCCCCCTCACTTATGGAAGCTGGTAGAGCAGAATTACTGAAGCTGGTGGAGACATCGGTCACGCGTGCGACGTGGAACAGTTATAATTCTATCTGGCTACATTGGCTTTCATTGTCAGGCGGTTCCGTCGCCGACGGCGACAAGGCGCGGGCGGCGACGCTGGATATGCTGGCAGCTTTGCGCAAAAAACGGCGGTCCGTCGGTGCAGCAAAAAAGCACTTAGCCGGCGTAGCGTTTTTATTAAAACTCCACGGCAAGGCGGATGTTACGAAGGATTTTATGTTCCGCCAAGTAATACGCGGCTGGAAAAAGGAGAAGACGCGCGTTGACAAGCGACGTCCGATTACGTTCTCCTTGCTAGTAAGGCTTCTAGAACTTTTAGAAAGTGTTTGCGACAATAGCTCGGAAGCGCTGCTATTCAGGGCAGCTTTTTcggtggcgtttttcgcggcattgcgCATCGGTGAGTTGGTCCCGGCTAGTAAAAACAAGCCGGGCGGCCTTCGCCACAACGACGTTATTCCCTCGGGGGAGTCTTTGCGGGTATGCATTAGAAAGTCCAAAACAGACATGTACGGCAGAGGCGAGTGGTTAGCGATTAACAGCCTTGGCTCCAAGTGGTGCCCGGTAGCCACGGTACGCGAGTATATGAGCTCGCGTAACATCTGTgaccaattttttgttcatgcgcAGGGCACACCCCTCACCCGgttccaattttcggcggtttttCGTTCATCTCTACGCGCGGCAGGCCTGAATGCGTCCGAATTCGGTACGCATTCTTTTAGAATAGGGGCGGCAACCATGGCAGACGCACATGGTATGAAGGAGGAGGACGTAAAACGTCTGGGcagatggaagtcgcaggcctACAAATCATACATCAGACCAGACCTAGTGTTATAG